One Bombus affinis isolate iyBomAffi1 chromosome 10, iyBomAffi1.2, whole genome shotgun sequence genomic window, AATGTATATAAAATCATATCATTTTGTCATGACTTCCACACGAACATGGTATTTATTAtggaataatatatatgttatacacatacatatagaCAAACTATTTTAGACTGAAATATCTCAATGttgtaataaatagtattactaattgcttatactatataataaagtaaataatatttttgtaaacatTTTTCTATGTCAATCTATGCTTTTTGATCATATCAAATTTGTGTTGAGTGttctttattatatatttgtacaCCAATAATAAATTACTCacataaaaaattgtaattcatttattataaaatatttaataatagtgATATGTAAAAGATCAAAAGTTGTGATACTATTTCTATAAATGATTATCTCAAAATGTATCAGAACTATGAATGAGAGTATTTTTAAACCTCtaagtaattttatatttttgtaatactTATAGTTTTTTCACAttcagaaatttttaatttgaaaatatttcaacttttaatTTTCGGTCCAAATTTAAAAATCATAACTTTATCAATAACTCGTAATTACATAATTTTCAAACTAAAATTTTATCTTTGCACATCTTCGTTAAGTAATATAATTCGtaaatttaattacaaaaatgAAAATCTATTTCAAATATTCATGTTAATAAATAGAACtctaaaatattaatatgtcAATCAAAAATTTTTCCAGATCTATTtgcaaagaaaataatattttaaaaattaatagagTTATATTTGAAAAAACATTCTGATAATAATATATAGACACTTTATTGATTACTAGATGTCagtgaaaataaatatatgtaatttatttacacgATTAAGTAACCTAGAACACCCTAGATACCATCATAAATCAAGAAAAGTCGATATTTGTTAATTCTATACAAAACAAAATAAGTAAATTCTATCGAATTCTGTccaattatttatgaaaatctGTTGGTTACGGAAAAGATGAAGACAGATATTAATGATCCATGGAGTGGAACAGATGTTCCAGCATCCAGTAATgataaatgtaaaaattgttTCGAAGATTCTTTTGTAGAAAATCAAACGCAACATATCAAGTTAGCCGATTCAGAAGAATATTTGGAAAAACTTTGTAAGTTGTAAAAATCTAATACTTtctactttttttatttttataattatacgtGTTATGTAACATATTGTAATTTCTAATCCCATATtaaaatcttttattttaaagatatattaattttttatctgGAACTGTAAAATTATGTTATAGATTCCAGACTTAAAAGTCTTCAAAAAGGCACATCAAAGAAAGATCTTGTAACATCTTTATTTGAAGCAAAGGAAGATTCCATTGCACGTTTAATAACTTCTGGGTGTAAGCTTGAAACTGAAgaagaaattgaatttgcatCAAATCCTTTAATAAGACATATAGCACCTCATTTACaggtaattataaaaaatataaataatttatatttattgttaaaaatgtatttattattaattatattgttatatttgacatttgtaatatttattttaggCACTAAGTGCTAGCGAATTAGTTCATCTATTAAAAGCAGATGTTCTACAAGTTGTTAGTGAATCTGCACAACAAGAAGAAATTGCTACAGAGACATCAAAACAATAAATAAGTTGCAAATTACCAGACAAAAGAATAGAACAGAACTAAGGCTTTAAAAAAATGTCGATCGAAGTGTTATCAGGAAAGGTATTTTTAGTAGTCACTGGTGCAAGCCGTGGAATTGGAAAACAACTTGCAATATCTGTTGGTTCGATCCTAGAGAAAGGTTCACATGTACTTTTATTAGCAACAAATCTGAATGCTTTGAAAGAAACAGCAAAAAATATTCCTACAAGTATATCTGTTGACACCGTTAGTGTTGATTTAGCTTTAGGAACAAAAGAAAAATTACATGGTAAATACatacattttatacatatattttatacataggataaattgtatatatattataaatatatattttttagatattgtAATGCAATCTTTAAAAAATCAGGTTTTAAATCAATTTGATCGAGTAGTTGTGATACACAATGTTGGTACGATGGGACATGTGAATCAATATACAAATGATTTGACTGACATTAATGTCTGGCATAATTATTATAACTTAAATGTTTTTATTCCTGCTATATTAAATGGAGTAATTATGCAAATATTCAATGAAAATACAAATACGGAAAAACTGGTTATAAACATTACATCATTGTTTGGTATACAACCAGGAAAATGCTTAGCTTACTATTGTTCAGGAAAAGCTGCACGGGAAATGATCTTTAAAGTAATATTTTATGTTAGTATAAatgatttatataatttttattctatattttttaaatttatttattgtgCAGGTGTTTGCATTAGAAAATCCAGAAATCAATGTATTAAATTATTCACCAGGACCAGTTGAAACTGATATGTACTATGAAATTTGCAATGAAGTTGCTGACGAACAAACTAAAACACAGTTCAATGATATGTTAACAAAAAAAACTGTTCTGACTTGTGAACAAACAGTTAATCGTCTTTTAACGGTTCTTAAAGAACAAAAGTATAAATCCGGTGATCACGTTGATTATTATGACGAgttataaattgtataaatttattGACACAGTTTATTTGTATCCACTTATCATTTCTAAATCTCACAAAGCGAacaaatgaatattttaataaactgttTACAGGATTACTTCAAATGATTTACACTTTATTTGATATTGTTGTTACATTATAAAAACATACAAACaatatgctatatatatataaactaatattataaaatgtttgTACTGGAAGATACTAAGTTCTCCCATTATAACCTTATGGTTACTGTAACAATTCTTTAGAATAAACATCTTTTATCGAAGTTTATgataataattcattattttGTCTCAATGATGCATATCTTATAGAGTCATTTCTTGCATTTTGAATTTGTATATTCACTAAAATAAGTGTCACAATAGCATAAATTCCTACAGAAACTAACCAAACTGGCAATGGATATATGGGTGgcataaaatgtaaataaatcaaATTGTACAAAGGAGCTGCCACCAATGGAGTTAATGTTTCAATAGATACTGTCATGGAAAATATTTTACCTAcagaattttgtaaatattattctcACAATCTCATACTGAAAACTTATACTTTCTTTcttatttaacaatatttacCAGTATCCTCTGATGGCACTGACTTGGATATTATAGCACGGATCATAGGACTAGTGATGCCACCAAACATTCCTACAACTGCAGACAGATACATATGCCAAGGTTTCAATGTAAAACTGTGTATTAGACAACCACTCAAAGAAGACAATAATGACAATATAGCTGTCACTTCTTCAGAAAGTCCTATGAAAATATTTCTCTACTCAAACATTTTATTTACCAaactttctaaaaatatttgatgtacatacaaattttaatttatacctCCATATGTTACAAAAAGTTTTACTCCAAATATTATACCAagaattgaaaatataatatttgtagctaaataaatagaatatttatttacatcccAACCAAGTCTGGCAGTTGCAAATAAAAAGCCAATGGTCATATCTCCTTGTAAAGCAATAACCATTAAAATAATGCAAGCTATACAACACCAAACTATATATCGATCAAAACCATTACGTTTTTTTGTACATGTACTTATAAGTTTCCTGACCAAATGTATATCAAACAAACTTTTTACAGTTATCTACAAACgttaaaaagatattaataacaACAGCATATATACAAGACATTACAAAATACATACTGAATTTGTGCTGCATATAGTCTCAGgaactaaaaaaaaaatatgcaaTCCTGCTACAATACAACATATGGTAGCAATAGCAAATACAACTGTATATCCATATGCTCGAAAGATAACAGGACCTGATAATATACCAGTCAAAATACCAACAGATATCAAAGCTTCCATCCAAGCTAATTGCCAGCCTCTTTCTTGTTCATTTGATATATCAGTGAGATAACATATAGTACCTAATAAAATTATGCCAAATCCTCCACAACATGCATATGGAATATATGCAATTAATAAAAACCATGGATTGACATCCCAAACACTTatgaaggaaagaagaaggtaCATTAATGATGTGCCTATGACATAAATCACACATTGAATACATGTCTATTTTTTAAAGCACATAATACTAACCGACATAGCCAGACAACATGATAGACTTCCTTCCATAAATGTCACTCCATGGTCCCaaaaacaaagataaaaaagCAGGTATGACACTTTCAATAATTGATTTTGTCATTAAAATTAAGCTGGCTTTCGGTTGCACTTGAGCATCTATTTTCAAGGCCTCCGCAGAACTACTATTTTCATGTAATAGTAAACATtctgttttatttatatttaatgttatactACAAGTACGATACACTACTAAATCTGTTAAAATATTACCTACAATTCAAATCAAAGTAATGTCAATTACAATTTACTTTATAGCTTActcatttaaatatattaataagctaataatttataattaaatttcgtacaaatatttattttacacaTGAAATAAAAGTGTATGCAAGAGAATAATGGTTTGATATATTGTTACATATGTTAAATATCTTGTACATGATATTTATACATGACATGATATAATCTAATTAACATTCatatgatatataaaatatatcaaaattacTTGATATTGCTTGAGCAGTTATTAGTATCATCATAGATGGTTGTACAAGCATATAACGCTTCCATCCTGTGATCGCGTTTTCCatcttatattttaaaaattgtgttataaataataataccaCAACAGTATAAATtgatatcatataaaaatactgGTTGTGCTATACAGTAGTATAATATTAGactattaaaatatttgatttaatttaaaaaatgtaattcttTGAACCACACAAACATAATTAACAATGTGCGAAACTTTATATCTTTTTCAGTATTGTTCCTTATCTCTTTGTACGAATCATTTTCGTATGCTTCGTCATCTTTTATAATTGGCAGATCATCTTACTTCATTGATTACTGCATGATATTTCGATATGTCagaaattgtattttttgtttcaataaactgTATCTTTTGAGTATCCTACCGTAATCtttacataataaaaaaaaatgtgacACTTTTATATATGctaattatgtatgtatatgccaCTTATATAAAACTGTATGTGTATCATTTCTGACATTTGAACAGCTGATCGCAGGtagtttatatactatataggcaacattttatatatttatttaatgcaaagtataaacataaaatatttcaaaaaaattGTTCACGTTAACACATTATATAATGCGTAAAGaaagtatatcaatatttttattcacGAATATGAAGTAAAGATTTTTGAAGAATAAATATATGTAGTCACGTGGTAAAAATTCATATGCATTAATTGATATTGAAAAGATAGTCATCGTATCAATAAAGATTTTGCAAGTATGAAAGAACAAATGAGTTaataaagaatattatttattacatttctaACAGCACaagattatttttttaaaatctaATAATATGAGATAGAAAAAATTGTTTCGTATTTTGCACAATTTTAATTTCATAGCCAGTATATTAAATATACAGAGTGTCTCAGACTTAAACGACCAAACTACAGAGTTTAATCTACGGGCAAAAAGACGAAAAATGtgttatataaatttgttaataaacACTCTGTTACAGAGTTATAAGGAAATATTGTACGCATAAAATAGGTAACGACGCAGTTATTGAAATCCAGCAAAATTCTCTTTGTAAAACTTTAATGTAATCAATTTCATTGTTTATTGATATAAAGTCTGTATCCAAGTACAAGGACAACATTTTGAAGTGAGGAATTAGAGATactaatcatttttattatatcatatacTATGTTTTATAACTATTAACAACACGGAATTGTCACTACATGATAATAAACATGTAATTATGCTGACACAATAATACATTCAACTTTTGTATGCTGTGACAGAAAATGTGTCGTTACATATTTCACGTGTACaatatttctttataattttgcaacaaaacgtttattaacaatattaccTATTTCATGCATACTATATTTCTTTGTAATTTTGCAACAATATGTTTACTAAcacatttttatagaaatttttcatCTTTTTGCTTGTAGATTAAGTTCACACAGTTTGACTACTGATGTTTAGAATACGCTGTATACATATAAGACAAcaaatacaaaattgaaattggtTTTATCAGTCTTATATAGTATGTTTACTGATAACAATAATGAAGATAGTAGACCAGTAACACCATCACAGGAAGATTGTTGCCACAGTGCATGTGATCCTTGTATTTTTgatatacataaaaaattacTCGAAGAatatgaaagaaagaagaagcagAATATAAAAATCAACAACAGATCAAATGTATTACATTTATATGCGTACAGAAATTTTGTGGTTTCTGGTATACAAGAAATATCTGAATGTTATATTTTACTTGTTTTGAaatataatggtatataattttttatttttaaatgtattatttataaaagttaTTTGCAATTGTTTAtagtattaataattatttacttcttttatagaaaataattataaagatTACAGTATATTAATTGATCCAGGACAATAtgttatattacatttacatGATGCTGCCAAACCATACACACCAATTTCTTTCACAGATGACTCTATTGAATTCCTAATTAGAATATATCCAAATGGAAAATTTAGTCAATATCTGGAAAGCATAAAAGTAGGTGATACAGTTCGTATTAGAGGACCATatggaaattttaaatatgaaaGCAATAGGTATTttgaattatgaaattatatattttgttcaattatCTTTTtgcttaatataaatttataacatataattttTGGTATTACTAATACAAAATGGATGGTAGagagaatattattttaaatatattaaatgtttTTTCAGTTTTCAAACAATTATTATGTTTAGTATGGGATCTGGGATAACTGCAGTTTATCCTATAGCAAAATCAATTGTTGACAATGAATCAGAAGAGACAAAGATTCATCTCATTGGAGGATTTAAAAACATACTGCAGATTCCCCTAAAAAAAGAACTACAAACCTTATCAGATTATTGGAACTTCAAGTGTACATTACACATATCACAATTGCAAAGTAAGTAATTTTTTAAGTAAGTTTTTTTTCTACTATAAAAACATATCACATTTttatgtaattaaaaatactttcTTGTATTTTATACTTTAGATGTTTGTAATCTCCATGGTATAGATATAAAATCTGGAAGATTAAATGAGAAATCAATCTTTGAAATACTTCAAGATAAAATAGCTAGTACTACATTAATCTTAATATGTGGCTCTAGTCATTTTAATAGATCTGTTGTACAGTGGGTAAAATGCatgaattatatacatatacacgttTTTGAATGAAAATACATGAATCACAGAAAAGATCATTATGTTATGTAGGTTTTGTAATTTAATTGTATTACCATTTAATGTGACATGATATGCTCTCTTTGCAGTTGGGGCATGAACCATGAATATGATCAAATATAACATGATTTCCAGCAATCGCTTGTAACcactgaaaataaaataaatttataaatattatatgagatctgaacaattaattaaaagttATCTCTATAATCCTTTTTCATGTATACAAACATACCTGCAATAAACAAGATGTATGGAAATGTTTCCTACATTTTTCATTATTACAAATCTTATCAGGTAGAGTCATATCGTCTAATTTTAGGGAAAAACAAATACAACATTCTTCATCAGCAACAACAACATTGTAATCTTCAACAGCTTCCTTCTTCATTTCCTGTTTAGGAAATATGTCTATATCTAATAACatcattaaattatttataatatcacAGCTTGGATTCCATTTCTGAAAAAGTATTATGGTACTTATATTACATAATTCAACATATTTTAATGctattattttacaatattattataatgtaaaactagcAATATACTTCAAATATTACACACATATAAATTCTTAGAAACTAGTTCTGTCATTGATTCAACTTCAGTATCACTACCCATAAATTTAATTTCTGGCAAATCCATATGATTCAAAGGATCTATTTTAATGAACATTGATAAAGATGGTGTTAAGTAAATTCGTCGAtaaagatggcttggttttggAGGCAATGGATCTATTACCCAGCAGTTCCTAATCATTTGAAAATAACAGCTATGTTAAACTAGAAATTGAGCAGAAGATTGAAAATAAATGTTCTTGTCTATGTTCTTACTGATCAATTTGCTTCAAATTTGACCATGATTTCTCAAGCATTTCTACTTGTAATCTAAGTTTATTTCTGGCTATATTTAATGTTGATATATTCTTTTCGAAAGGCCCAAGAGAAGGTATTTCAGGTAAATCTGAATAAACAACTGTCCATGGACACGTTCTATGGCTTGTTTTCTGCAATCTTACAGCCACATTGTTCAAAGATAATTCAATTATATTTATCGTATTGTTAGCTGATACTTTAATTCCCTATAATAATGTGATTTCaacatttacaacatttaaTTATTGTCTAAGATTTAGACACATAAGAATTTTTTTAACAATAATTGTATAAATTTTTCACGTACAGATGGTATCTGAAGTAAATTTCTTAATTCTGCTAACATTTCAATTGCTTGATCATCTACTGCATCATATtcataattttcaataatatgaCTAGAGTTGATGAAACTACTCTGTTTGGAAAATATTACATAAATGATACATAAATAAGATATAAATAGTTGTTACAAAGAATTATCACACTCACGATTAACAATTGTAATTGTTTTAGAAATGTTGATACTTTAGTGACATTATGCATTAAATCTTTCACTTTATCACTAAATCCTTCATTTCGTATGAATGCAATTTCTTTACCAAAATTAATTTCTGCATTAGACAGTAATGGATAATTATGCACAATCAATTTTAGCCTAATTCGCATATTTCGTCCTGAGATGCATGGAACTTCTAAAAATCCTTTCCATGTCATTGGTTTTTTAGAAATTAATATCATTTCTGGATGCCATTGAATCATAGATTTATAATCGTTGTTAATCATTATGGTAAATTTATTACTTTTCATTCTTCTTGTCTATataaattataagatataacaTTGTATATGACATCTATAGCCTTCACAAAAGTATGTTATATCACAAACAAAATGCAAATAGATCTGATATCCAATGCACTTTTATATTATGTGATGCAACAATCTTATACTCCGCCCAAGTTAAGTCAGCAAAAATAAACAAAATCATAGGAACAAAATATAGTACAACCGTTTAGCCGTTAAAGTTCCGTTATGTTAAAATCTATAGGAAGTTAAACTAAATAGTAAGCCTATGTAGTGAAACTCGAATGACACTAGTCAATGACCAATAGTGGTAGCCGTAGCAACGATATTAGTTTATGTTTACTATCTTACCTCGTTGGACGGAACTATAGATCAATCATAAAGTTAGTATTATTTTGATTTATTGCATGAATTTATTAGTTTAATATATCAAAATTAAGTTGAATTTATGTTTATAAAcagtttataatataattgtaatttcAAGGATTGTTtcgtataatttataattacattttatattacattattgaaCTTTCAAATACAAGTTTTTAGACTTTGTTATATTGTAAACTTATACTTATGTATGTTGTATAATTTGTAatacattaaattaaaatttaagtaACCTTGAAAATTTTAGTACTTTGTCAATATGCATAGATAAGACACATCATGTATATAACGTGTATACGTAATACGTATGCATATTTTAAGTTTCCCATATGTACGTAAACATCATTTGTCATTATCGCTAGTAAACATTCCAtttagtttaaaataaaattatatttcatgtaATTGTTTAAAGACAGTGAAAATGTAATTATAGTGTATCGTAACATAAACAGAGTCAATTATGTTATAAACACGTGTTCGTGATATTATGTACTTCTGCAACATTCCTTTCATTGTAGGTTATGAGTCATAGCCTATTTTTTACGGAATTTACTGTCTACTTCCCGTAAAGAAATCATTCTGTCATTACTAGCTAAAAATGTtgaatacaataaaaatatcaatgaagacagaaaatacagaaaaaAGGTGACACTGAAAAAATTAAAGAAGAAGAATTAAAGAAGAAAAGTAAAGTATACATATTGATATTATAGTTcatataatattcataattgTCGTAGCACAATAAGAATCACAGTGTAGTTAAGAGAAACATTGTGAAGCTTTTAttgttgtattatatatattgaaataattatgtattattaataCTAAATTTTTGTGGGAGTGATTAATTTCATAAACAGAAGTAACTTTGAAAGAACACAATACTATCTTTAATTGTGACCAAAGTATTAATATATATGACTAAAGATATTatctatataattttaaatgatataaataaaaagtattttGTTGGTttgtaaaaagagaaaaattgaagataaaagatacaaaatacttaaagtaataattttatataataaacttCAAGATATTTTTAATACCTATAATAAGTTAATTATAGTAAAAGCTATTGATAATAgtgaagaaaatatatttaacaagCATGACCAGCCCATTAAGAGATCAACCATGGGGTTTGCAAGTTATTGAAAATACATTTGTGAAATGCTGCGCTCATAGTCGTGTCAATCGAATGACATGGCATCAAGGCGTTATTTTAGCACTCACATATTTAGCATATACCTGTTACCATATGACACGAAAGCCCATGTCTGTTGTAAAAAATGTGTTGAGTTTCAACTGTAGCACTTTATCACCACCCCCAGACCTCTTAATCAATGCTAGTAATCAAGATACGTGGTGCAATTGGGCTCCATTTGGTAAGTATAATATTAGCATAACTTTCCAATTTAAAGTGATTTGGACATGTATAACTTATGTCTCTTATTTTAAATAGATACTGCAGATGCTCCTGCATTACTGGGCATTTTGGACTCTGCATTCCTGTTTGCATATGCAGCAGCCATGTTCCTCAGGTGACATATTGAAGTGAGCTTATTTATGAGATCAGAGATCATAAAGATTATTTTGATagtaattttacatttttaccaTTTGCAGTGGTTTTATAGCAGAAAGAGCAAATTTACGATATTTTCTTGCATTTGGGATGCTTGCATCTGGTATATCTTGTTATCTCTTTGGTATTGCTAAGCCATACAATATCCATAGTTTATGGTATTTTGTTCTGGTTCAAGTAAGTGTATGCAAATGATTCATTActtgtataaatttattttaaatgatcATAAATTATTATCATATTTAGGCCATTGGTGGTGTCTTTCAAACATCAGGTTGGCCAGGTGTAGTTACAGTTGTAGGAAATTGGTTTGGTAAAGCAAAAAGAGGATTGATCTTTGGAATATGGAATTCTCATACGTCATTAGGCAATATTTTGGGCAGTTTAATAGCTGCCAAATTTGTGGAATCTGATTGGGGTCTAAGTTTCATGGTACCTGGAATAATAATGGGCTTTACaggatttataatatttttatttctagtaCCA contains:
- the LOC126921351 gene encoding uncharacterized protein LOC126921351, producing the protein MKTDINDPWSGTDVPASSNDKCKNCFEDSFVENQTQHIKLADSEEYLEKLYSRLKSLQKGTSKKDLVTSLFEAKEDSIARLITSGCKLETEEEIEFASNPLIRHIAPHLQALSASELVHLLKADVLQVVSESAQQEEIATETSKQ
- the LOC126921349 gene encoding sepiapterin reductase, whose amino-acid sequence is MSIEVLSGKVFLVVTGASRGIGKQLAISVGSILEKGSHVLLLATNLNALKETAKNIPTSISVDTVSVDLALGTKEKLHDIVMQSLKNQVLNQFDRVVVIHNVGTMGHVNQYTNDLTDINVWHNYYNLNVFIPAILNGVIMQIFNENTNTEKLVINITSLFGIQPGKCLAYYCSGKAAREMIFKVFALENPEINVLNYSPGPVETDMYYEICNEVADEQTKTQFNDMLTKKTVLTCEQTVNRLLTVLKEQKYKSGDHVDYYDEL
- the LOC126921345 gene encoding tetracycline resistance protein, class B-like isoform X2 codes for the protein MSCINIMYKIFNICNILTDLVVYRTCSITLNINKTECLLLHENSSSAEALKIDAQVQPKASLILMTKSIIESVIPAFLSLFLGPWSDIYGRKSIMLSGYVGTSLMYLLLSFISVWDVNPWFLLIAYIPYACCGGFGIILLGTICYLTDISNEQERGWQLAWMEALISVGILTGILSGPVIFRAYGYTVVFAIATICCIVAGLHIFFLVPETICSTNSITVKSLFDIHLVRKLISTCTKKRNGFDRYIVWCCIACIILMVIALQGDMTIGFLFATARLGWDVNKYSIYLATNIIFSILGIIFGVKLFVTYGGLSEEVTAILSLLSSLSGCLIHSFTLKPWHMYLSAVVGMFGGITSPMIRAIISKSVPSEDTGKIFSMTVSIETLTPLVAAPLYNLIYLHFMPPIYPLPVWLVSVGIYAIVTLILVNIQIQNARNDSIRYASLRQNNELLS
- the LOC126921345 gene encoding tetracycline resistance protein, class B-like isoform X1; translation: MISIYTVVVLLFITQFLKYKMENAITGWKRYMLVQPSMMILITAQAISSNILTDLVVYRTCSITLNINKTECLLLHENSSSAEALKIDAQVQPKASLILMTKSIIESVIPAFLSLFLGPWSDIYGRKSIMLSGYVGTSLMYLLLSFISVWDVNPWFLLIAYIPYACCGGFGIILLGTICYLTDISNEQERGWQLAWMEALISVGILTGILSGPVIFRAYGYTVVFAIATICCIVAGLHIFFLVPETICSTNSITVKSLFDIHLVRKLISTCTKKRNGFDRYIVWCCIACIILMVIALQGDMTIGFLFATARLGWDVNKYSIYLATNIIFSILGIIFGVKLFVTYGGLSEEVTAILSLLSSLSGCLIHSFTLKPWHMYLSAVVGMFGGITSPMIRAIISKSVPSEDTGKIFSMTVSIETLTPLVAAPLYNLIYLHFMPPIYPLPVWLVSVGIYAIVTLILVNIQIQNARNDSIRYASLRQNNELLS
- the LOC126921348 gene encoding NADH-cytochrome b5 reductase-like codes for the protein MFTDNNNEDSRPVTPSQEDCCHSACDPCIFDIHKKLLEEYERKKKQNIKINNRSNVLHLYAYRNFVVSGIQEISECYILLVLKYNENNYKDYSILIDPGQYVILHLHDAAKPYTPISFTDDSIEFLIRIYPNGKFSQYLESIKVGDTVRIRGPYGNFKYESNSFQTIIMFSMGSGITAVYPIAKSIVDNESEETKIHLIGGFKNILQIPLKKELQTLSDYWNFKCTLHISQLQNVCNLHGIDIKSGRLNEKSIFEILQDKIASTTLILICGSSHFNRSVVQWVKCMNYIHIHVFE
- the LOC126921346 gene encoding E3 ubiquitin-protein ligase FANCL isoform X2, whose product is MKSNKFTIMINNDYKSMIQWHPEMILISKKPMTWKGFLEVPCISGRNMRIRLKLIVHNYPLLSNAEINFGKEIAFIRNEGFSDKVKDLMHNVTKVSTFLKQLQLLISSFINSSHIIENYEYDAVDDQAIEMLAELRNLLQIPSGIKVSANNTINIIELSLNNVAVRLQKTSHRTCPWTVVYSDLPEIPSLGPFEKNISTLNIARNKLRLQVEMLEKSWSNLKQIDQNCWVIDPLPPKPSHLYRRIYLTPSLSMFIKIDPLNHMDLPEIKFMGSDTEVESMTELVSKNLYKWNPSCDIINNLMMLLDIDIFPKQEMKKEAVEDYNVVVADEECCICFSLKLDDMTLPDKICNNEKCRKHFHTSCLLQWLQAIAGNHVIFDHIHGSCPNCKESISCHIK
- the LOC126921346 gene encoding E3 ubiquitin-protein ligase FANCL isoform X1, producing the protein MKSNKFTIMINNDYKSMIQWHPEMILISKKPMTWKGFLEVPCISGRNMRIRLKLIVHNYPLLSNAEINFGKEIAFIRNEGFSDKVKDLMHNVTKVSTFLKQLQLLISSFINSSHIIENYEYDAVDDQAIEMLAELRNLLQIPSGIKVSANNTINIIELSLNNVAVRLQKTSHRTCPWTVVYSDLPEIPSLGPFEKNISTLNIARNKLRLQVEMLEKSWSNLKQIDQNCWVIDPLPPKPSHLYRRIYLTPSLSMFIKIDPLNHMDLPEIKFMGSDTEVESMTELVSKNLYKWNPSCDIINNLMMLLDIDIFPKQEMKKEAVEDYNVVVADEECCICFSLKLDDMTLPDKICNNEKCRKHFHTSCLLQWLQAIAGNHVIFDHIHGSCPNCKESISCHIKW